From the Deltaproteobacteria bacterium RIFCSPHIGHO2_02_FULL_44_16 genome, the window AAAAATTCTTGGCGAATTTAAAGAAGAGTATGATGTTTTAGACCGTCGTTGTGAAGTTCTTACGATATCTGAACGTCATATTGGCGATTTTGTATCTTAAGCTGCCCATTTGAGAGAGAGTTTTTTGCGCCGTTTGACACAATCTAAAAGATAGAGATCGATGAGTTTTTGATACGGAACCCCAGTTTGATCAGCCATTTTTTTGAAATAATCAATGACTTCAGGGCTTAAGTTGATTCCCACAGCTTTCTTCTTCCCTATATAGGGATTTTTAATCTCTTTCATTTTGGAAAAATTATATTCTTTCTTCATAAAATTGTACCTCCTTCTTGGTGGCTTTTCTGGCCGAAATAATACGAATAACTGAGTCAGATTCTCGATAACAATGCACAATAATGAGAAGCCTTGATGCCGAGCTCATGCCTAAAATAATGAAGCGGTCTTCTGTATCAGAATGTTCATTGTCTAAAAAAACACGACTTAATGGGTCATCAAAAACGCTCTGAGCTTCTTCGAACCAAATACTGTGCTTGGAACGATTACTTTTGTTCTTCATTTCATCCCACTCGAATCGTATCACGTCTAGATAGTATATAGATATTAGAAAAATTACAAGAAAAGTTAATTTTCAAGTCATTTGTTTAAGGTTGCAAAATGTGACCTTAAACTTTTCAGTCAACTTGAGGTCGCAATTTGCGGCTTCAAGTTCACAACGAGTTGTTTTTATTAAGGTGCTAGCGATTTTTAAGGTCGCATTTTGCGACCTTAAGTTCATAATGTCTTGTTTTTCCAGTCAAAACACGAGAACAAATCTCGTTCACTTTTCCAGTGAAAATTGATATTTATCGCGAATCGAATTATCACCGGTCAACTCAAATCCTGTCGAAAGGGGAGTTATGAAAATTTCTCGGGAAGATTTGCAATGGGCAACCTCAAACGGACTCCTCACATCAGAGCAAGCCGCAACGCTTTGGCAGGCACTTGAAAATCGCTATCCCACGCGAGCTCGATTTGATGGCATTCATGTTGCTTATTATTTCGGTGCGTTGATTGTTATTTCCGCGATGGGGTGGTTCATGAATCGCGCATGGGAGCAATTTGGCGGTGATGGGATTTTTATCATTGCAACCATCTACGCGCTCTGCTTCCTTTTTATTGGTCAGAAACTCTGGACTAAACCTGGGCTGAAAACTCCGGGAGGACTTTTTTACACCATGGCTGTTTGTATGATCCCACTTGCGATCTATGGTCTGGAGAGAATGACAGGCATTTGGCCGCAAGGCGATCCTGGTTTCTATCAAGGCTATCATGTGTGGGTGAAGGGAAGCTGGTTTCTGCTGGAAATGGGAACAATTCTCGCAGCACTCATAACGCTCAAATTTATTCGCTTTCCATTTCTCATGGCACCGATTGCGCTTTCTCTTTGGTATATGTCGATGGATTTGGCGCCACTCCTTTTTGGCAAGACAGATTTTACGGTAGATGAGCGGAAGCTCGTGTCATTATGGTTTGGGCTGGCGATGCTCTGTGTGAGCTATGTCATCGATCGCCGCACAAAAGAAGATTATGCATTTTGGGGTTATCTTTTTGGTCTCTTTGCTTTTTGGGGAGGCCTCTCACTGATGGAGTCCACGAGTGAATGGAGCAAATTTCTGTATTGTCTTATTAATGTAGTACTCATCATGGTTTCCGTAATCTTGCAGCGACGTATGTTTATGGTGTTTGGTGTGCTCGGAGTGTTTGGCTATATTGGTCATCTGGCGTACAGAGTTTTTGAAAATTCACTTCTCTTTCCTTTTGCCCTGAGCATTTTTGGCATTTTCATTATTTATCTCGGTCTCCAATATCAACGCCATCGCATTTTTATCGAAACTTTCTTGTATCATTTAATTCCGGAAGGCTTGAGACAGTTCTTGCCAACCGAGAGAATTTCAAAATGAAAACATCACTTCAACTCCCAACCTGTACAGGAAAATATTGTTGTTTGATTCCCTTATCTGCAGACGAGATGGTGGATGATCTTTTTGCGGCAGCGCAAAGTGATGATCGGTTTTGGCAGTATATGCCGTATGGTCCGTTTAAAAATAGTGGAGAGATGCAAGCGTGGTTACTCTCCATGCAAAACTCTTCTTCTGATTTTATTTTTGGAGTGAAGCATAACACATCAAATCATTTTGTCGGTATGTGTGGTTATCTTGCGCATGTTCCTGATCATCGAAGAATCGAGATTGGACATGTCTGGTATGGAAGGGAAGCTCAAAAAACAAAAATCAATACGGAAGCGACCTATTTACTTTTAAAATATGCATTTGAAACATTGAACTATCGTCGTGCTGAATGGAAGTGTCACAGCGCTAACACGGAAAGTGAACGGACGGCGCTTCGTATGGGATTTGTATTTGAGGGACTTTTCCGAAATCACATGTGGGTCAAACATCAAAGTCGCGACACAAAATACTTTGCGATGATTGACAGCGAATGGCCAAAACATCGATCTGATTTTGAAAAGTATTTCAATTCCGAAGGTATGAGTCTAACGGTGTTAAAGAATTCATCAAAGGGAGGCTGAAGATGCAGAGAATATTAAAAAAGATTGTCATCATCTCAATGGGAAGTCTGCTTCTCCTTCAACCAAGTGTTGTTTTCTCCGCAACAAAACCTCTTCTCAATAGTGAAATGATTCAGAACAAATATGGAAGTTATGGTGTCAAAGTCCTGAAAAAAACTCCAACGCTCCGAGTGTCCAAACTCTATAGCACGCATGATGGAAAGGAGATTGCTCGTACATTGGCGTTTGTCATTTTTCCAAAGGTTATTGATGAACGAGTGCGCGAAGAGCATGTTTTGATTACCGAGAAATCTCAATCTATCGGCAGCACCTTCAAACAAAGAGGATGGATCGTTCAAAAGCAAAATAGATATTTCGGTATGCGTCCGGAAATACCAAAAAATGTTCGTCAACTCATGGGGGGAATTGAAGACCAGCCTTTGGTGCTTCATATATATGAATTATCCGTAGAGCAGGAAGGTAAGAAAATTCACTATTGTACTATCGCAGAGCTTCATCATCCGGACTATTTAACAACGAAGAAACTTAAAAAAATTTATGGGAAGCACACTGAAATATCAGCTCCTCATACGATTTCACTTGATGAGATTTTGAAACTTGTAGATGCAGAGTTAGAAAAAATAACAGTTCTGTTTCAGGAAGCCAAATTCGATTTTCAAGCTGAAAAAGCAACTATTACGAAGAACGGAAAAGTTGTTCGCTATATTGGAACAATGAGTGATGAAAATGTGCAACGTTTATTGAAAGAAACAGAAGGTCAAAAAATTAAAAAGCTCATTATTTCTTCAAGTGGCGGCGAAACATGTTCAGCAATTGAGTTTGGTTTCTGGGTTGCAAAAAATAAGATTGATGTTGATGTGGAGAGAGCTTGTCTTTCCTCGTGTGCGAATTATGTTTTTCCTGCGGCGAAAAAGAAGAAAATTTATCAACATGCGGTTGTTGCGTGGCATGGAAACATGCGTCAAAAAGATCTTCTTTCTGAGGTGGAACTGAAGAAATATGCTCAGGAGATGTTTAAGAGCATGCCAGCAGATGAACGAAAACTGCTTGGGAATAGCAATGCGTTGTTCCAAAAAATGAAAACACATACAGAATTTTGTCGAACAAGAGAAGATGAATTTTTTAAATTGGTTGGTGTTGATGAATATGTATGCAGAATTGGAAATGAAAAATATGATGCTCAAGGATTTTTCTTTATGTCCAAAAATGATATGGAACACTTTGGTATCAAAAATATCAGCATGCCAAAAAATTACGAGAAAACAAATTTAGATGAATTCCGCAAAAGAGCACCTTTTGATTTTATCCGTCTGCAACACTGATCGACGCGAACAGATCTCTTGAATTTATGTGACAAAGGCCTTTTAAAAATGGAAAAAAGAGGAAAAGAGGATCATTTCGTGACAAGACTCATAAAAGAGATCGCTCCATTGCCAGACACGCTTGTTCAATCAGCATTGTCTGGTGCAGATTATCGAGATGCATTTGCGGTGGATGTCCCTTCGGGGCGTTATGCTACCATCACTGATTTTGCTCGTGCTTACTTTCTAGCTCAGCCGGCATGGTTAAGAATTATTAGCATGAATCAATTGTCGCGAACGAAGATGGAACAAAACGTAAAAAGTGCAAAGTTCGCACCGGGCGAGGCGATCGGTTCATGGAAAATATATGCCCGCAATGATCACGAAATTGTCTTTGGTGAATCCTTAGGATTTATGACCTACCGTTTTTCTCTTTCTTTGAAACAGGGATCTCAGACAGATACGGTGATGGCGTCAACTATTACCAAAATAAATTCTCGTTTTGGAAAAATCTATTTTTTTCTCGTGAGACTTCTGCACAAACGTTTTGTACGATTAACACTTCGATATGCAATTTCTGAAAATGTGTCTTAAGTTTTCAGGATGTGTGTTTATTTTTTCTGCGTTAGAAGCGCTGGATCATCGGTAAACACCGCATCAGCTCCAAGGTCGCGAGCTTTTTTGTAGTCTTCCGCAGTGTTAATTCCAAAAAAGACAATTTTTGCACCCGTCATTGTTCGTGTGCACGCAACACTTTCCGATGTCCACATTTGAAAGGGAACCTTGACGCAGGTTTTACCCATTTTTGTCGTGTCGCAAACCTCAAGCTCTCGCACCAGTTCGTAGGCAATCCATTGTTGCGGATTTTTTTTCAACTTTACAGTCATTTGTGCCATCAATAATCATAAGACGTTTTAAACTCGGTTCTCGATCTTCAAAAATAACCGCATCTGGTTTTTGTGCATGAAGCGCTTTCGTATGCTCTG encodes:
- a CDS encoding antitoxin, yielding MKKEYNFSKMKEIKNPYIGKKKAVGINLSPEVIDYFKKMADQTGVPYQKLIDLYLLDCVKRRKKLSLKWAA
- a CDS encoding DUF2157 domain-containing protein; translated protein: MKISREDLQWATSNGLLTSEQAATLWQALENRYPTRARFDGIHVAYYFGALIVISAMGWFMNRAWEQFGGDGIFIIATIYALCFLFIGQKLWTKPGLKTPGGLFYTMAVCMIPLAIYGLERMTGIWPQGDPGFYQGYHVWVKGSWFLLEMGTILAALITLKFIRFPFLMAPIALSLWYMSMDLAPLLFGKTDFTVDERKLVSLWFGLAMLCVSYVIDRRTKEDYAFWGYLFGLFAFWGGLSLMESTSEWSKFLYCLINVVLIMVSVILQRRMFMVFGVLGVFGYIGHLAYRVFENSLLFPFALSIFGIFIIYLGLQYQRHRIFIETFLYHLIPEGLRQFLPTERISK